A window of Eriocheir sinensis breed Jianghai 21 chromosome 39, ASM2467909v1, whole genome shotgun sequence contains these coding sequences:
- the LOC127009012 gene encoding serine/threonine-protein kinase tricornered-like isoform X1, with protein MDFWQHFFGLSHENNNVPVVHSAPAGVGRMAATEGQIRFSGHTLDKATKAKVTLENYYSNLIAQHLERKQRQDKLEESMKEEGLSEDQKQEKRQQHAQKETEFLRLKRSRLGVEDFEALKVIGRGAFGEVRLVQKKDTGHIYAMKILRKADMLEKEQVAHVRAERDVLVEADHQWVVKMYYSFQDPINLYLVMEFLAGGDMMTLLMKKDTLSEECTQFYIAETALAIDSIHKLGFIHRDIKPDNLLLDARGHIKLSDFGLCTGMKKSHRTEFYKDLSQAKPSDFTTYSNVPASNPMDSKRRAESWKKNRRALAYSTVGTPDYIAPEVFMQTGYGQSCDWWSLGVIMYEMLIGYPPFCSENPQETYRKVMSWRETLVFPPEVPISEQAKDTIMRLCCEADRRAGSHQGIEDLKSMKFFQQVDWEHTRERPSVINVEVKSIDDTSNFDEFPEVDIKLPVSPPVKEGEAGYKDWVFINYTYKRFEGLTQRGVIRP; from the exons GGGTGGGCCGGATGGCGGCGACGGAGGGTCAAATACGCTTCAGCGGCCACACCCTCGACAAGGCCACCAAGGCGAAGGTGACGCTGGAAAATTACTACTCCAACCTTATCGCGCAACacctggagaggaaacagag GCAAGACAAGTTGGAGGAGAGTATGAAAGAGGAGGGGCTGTCTGAAGACCAGAAACAGGAGAAGAGACAGCAGCATGCCCAGAAGGAGACAGAGTTTCTCCGCCTCAAGAGATCTCGGCTTGGTGTTGAGGACTTTGAGGCCCTCAAGGTTATAGGCAGAGGAGCATTTGGAGAG GTCCGATTAGTGCAAAAGAAAGATACTGGACACATTTATGCCATGAAGATTTTACGAAAGGCTGACATGTTGGAGAAGGaacag GTCGCACACGTGAGGGCTGAGAGAGACGTCTTGGTGGAAGCTGACCACCAGTGGGTCGTCAAGATGTACTACTCCTTCCAAGACCCCATCAACCTCTACCTGGTGATGGAGTTCCTGGCTGGAG GTGACATGATGACCCTACTAATGAAGAAGGACACCTTGTCAGAGGAGTGCACGCAGTTCTACATCGCTGAAACGGCACTTGCCATCGACTCCATTCACAAGCTTGGCTTCATCCACCG AGACATCAAGCCCGACAATCTCCTCCTAGACGCCAGAGGGCACATAAAGCTGTCTGACTTTGGCCTGTGTACTGGCATGAAGAAGTCTCACCGCACGGAGTTCTACAAAGACCTAAGTCAAGCTAAACCGTCCGATTTCA CGACCTACTCCAATGTTCCAGCATCCAATCCTATGGATTCTAAGCGTCGGGCAGAAAGCTGGAAGAAAAATCGACGGGCCCTCGCCTACTCCACTGTAGGGACACCAGACTACATTGCCCCAGAAGTGTTCATGCAAACTGGCTATGGACAAAGCTGTGACTGGTGGAGTTTGGGGGTCATTATGTATGAAATGTTGATAG GTTACCCTCCATTCTGTAGTGAAAATCCTCAGGAAACTTACCGGAAGGTAATGAGCTGGCGAGAAACATTAGTGTTCCCTCCTGAGGTTCCCATCTCGGAGCAGGCCAAAGACACCATCATGCGTCTGTGCTGTGAGGCAGACCGCAGGGCAGGCTCTCACCAAGGCATTGAAGATCTGAAAAGCATGAAATTCTTCCAG CAAGTGGACTGGGAGCACACAAGAGAACGACCTTCAGTAATAAACGTTGAAGTAAAATCCATCGATGACACAAGCAACTTTGATGAGTTCCCAGAGGTTGACATAAAGCTAC CTGTTTCCCCACCCGTGAAGGAGGGCGAGGCGGGCTACAAGGACTGGGTCTTCATCAACTACACTTACAAGCGGTTTGAAGGCCTTACCCAGAGAGGCGTCATACGTCCATAG
- the LOC127009012 gene encoding serine/threonine-protein kinase tricornered-like isoform X2 has protein sequence MGGLYSWCLPLGVGRMAATEGQIRFSGHTLDKATKAKVTLENYYSNLIAQHLERKQRQDKLEESMKEEGLSEDQKQEKRQQHAQKETEFLRLKRSRLGVEDFEALKVIGRGAFGEVRLVQKKDTGHIYAMKILRKADMLEKEQVAHVRAERDVLVEADHQWVVKMYYSFQDPINLYLVMEFLAGGDMMTLLMKKDTLSEECTQFYIAETALAIDSIHKLGFIHRDIKPDNLLLDARGHIKLSDFGLCTGMKKSHRTEFYKDLSQAKPSDFTTYSNVPASNPMDSKRRAESWKKNRRALAYSTVGTPDYIAPEVFMQTGYGQSCDWWSLGVIMYEMLIGYPPFCSENPQETYRKVMSWRETLVFPPEVPISEQAKDTIMRLCCEADRRAGSHQGIEDLKSMKFFQQVDWEHTRERPSVINVEVKSIDDTSNFDEFPEVDIKLPVSPPVKEGEAGYKDWVFINYTYKRFEGLTQRGVIRP, from the exons GGGTGGGCCGGATGGCGGCGACGGAGGGTCAAATACGCTTCAGCGGCCACACCCTCGACAAGGCCACCAAGGCGAAGGTGACGCTGGAAAATTACTACTCCAACCTTATCGCGCAACacctggagaggaaacagag GCAAGACAAGTTGGAGGAGAGTATGAAAGAGGAGGGGCTGTCTGAAGACCAGAAACAGGAGAAGAGACAGCAGCATGCCCAGAAGGAGACAGAGTTTCTCCGCCTCAAGAGATCTCGGCTTGGTGTTGAGGACTTTGAGGCCCTCAAGGTTATAGGCAGAGGAGCATTTGGAGAG GTCCGATTAGTGCAAAAGAAAGATACTGGACACATTTATGCCATGAAGATTTTACGAAAGGCTGACATGTTGGAGAAGGaacag GTCGCACACGTGAGGGCTGAGAGAGACGTCTTGGTGGAAGCTGACCACCAGTGGGTCGTCAAGATGTACTACTCCTTCCAAGACCCCATCAACCTCTACCTGGTGATGGAGTTCCTGGCTGGAG GTGACATGATGACCCTACTAATGAAGAAGGACACCTTGTCAGAGGAGTGCACGCAGTTCTACATCGCTGAAACGGCACTTGCCATCGACTCCATTCACAAGCTTGGCTTCATCCACCG AGACATCAAGCCCGACAATCTCCTCCTAGACGCCAGAGGGCACATAAAGCTGTCTGACTTTGGCCTGTGTACTGGCATGAAGAAGTCTCACCGCACGGAGTTCTACAAAGACCTAAGTCAAGCTAAACCGTCCGATTTCA CGACCTACTCCAATGTTCCAGCATCCAATCCTATGGATTCTAAGCGTCGGGCAGAAAGCTGGAAGAAAAATCGACGGGCCCTCGCCTACTCCACTGTAGGGACACCAGACTACATTGCCCCAGAAGTGTTCATGCAAACTGGCTATGGACAAAGCTGTGACTGGTGGAGTTTGGGGGTCATTATGTATGAAATGTTGATAG GTTACCCTCCATTCTGTAGTGAAAATCCTCAGGAAACTTACCGGAAGGTAATGAGCTGGCGAGAAACATTAGTGTTCCCTCCTGAGGTTCCCATCTCGGAGCAGGCCAAAGACACCATCATGCGTCTGTGCTGTGAGGCAGACCGCAGGGCAGGCTCTCACCAAGGCATTGAAGATCTGAAAAGCATGAAATTCTTCCAG CAAGTGGACTGGGAGCACACAAGAGAACGACCTTCAGTAATAAACGTTGAAGTAAAATCCATCGATGACACAAGCAACTTTGATGAGTTCCCAGAGGTTGACATAAAGCTAC CTGTTTCCCCACCCGTGAAGGAGGGCGAGGCGGGCTACAAGGACTGGGTCTTCATCAACTACACTTACAAGCGGTTTGAAGGCCTTACCCAGAGAGGCGTCATACGTCCATAG
- the LOC127009012 gene encoding serine/threonine-protein kinase tricornered-like isoform X3: MAATEGQIRFSGHTLDKATKAKVTLENYYSNLIAQHLERKQRQDKLEESMKEEGLSEDQKQEKRQQHAQKETEFLRLKRSRLGVEDFEALKVIGRGAFGEVRLVQKKDTGHIYAMKILRKADMLEKEQVAHVRAERDVLVEADHQWVVKMYYSFQDPINLYLVMEFLAGGDMMTLLMKKDTLSEECTQFYIAETALAIDSIHKLGFIHRDIKPDNLLLDARGHIKLSDFGLCTGMKKSHRTEFYKDLSQAKPSDFTTYSNVPASNPMDSKRRAESWKKNRRALAYSTVGTPDYIAPEVFMQTGYGQSCDWWSLGVIMYEMLIGYPPFCSENPQETYRKVMSWRETLVFPPEVPISEQAKDTIMRLCCEADRRAGSHQGIEDLKSMKFFQQVDWEHTRERPSVINVEVKSIDDTSNFDEFPEVDIKLPVSPPVKEGEAGYKDWVFINYTYKRFEGLTQRGVIRP, encoded by the exons ATGGCGGCGACGGAGGGTCAAATACGCTTCAGCGGCCACACCCTCGACAAGGCCACCAAGGCGAAGGTGACGCTGGAAAATTACTACTCCAACCTTATCGCGCAACacctggagaggaaacagag GCAAGACAAGTTGGAGGAGAGTATGAAAGAGGAGGGGCTGTCTGAAGACCAGAAACAGGAGAAGAGACAGCAGCATGCCCAGAAGGAGACAGAGTTTCTCCGCCTCAAGAGATCTCGGCTTGGTGTTGAGGACTTTGAGGCCCTCAAGGTTATAGGCAGAGGAGCATTTGGAGAG GTCCGATTAGTGCAAAAGAAAGATACTGGACACATTTATGCCATGAAGATTTTACGAAAGGCTGACATGTTGGAGAAGGaacag GTCGCACACGTGAGGGCTGAGAGAGACGTCTTGGTGGAAGCTGACCACCAGTGGGTCGTCAAGATGTACTACTCCTTCCAAGACCCCATCAACCTCTACCTGGTGATGGAGTTCCTGGCTGGAG GTGACATGATGACCCTACTAATGAAGAAGGACACCTTGTCAGAGGAGTGCACGCAGTTCTACATCGCTGAAACGGCACTTGCCATCGACTCCATTCACAAGCTTGGCTTCATCCACCG AGACATCAAGCCCGACAATCTCCTCCTAGACGCCAGAGGGCACATAAAGCTGTCTGACTTTGGCCTGTGTACTGGCATGAAGAAGTCTCACCGCACGGAGTTCTACAAAGACCTAAGTCAAGCTAAACCGTCCGATTTCA CGACCTACTCCAATGTTCCAGCATCCAATCCTATGGATTCTAAGCGTCGGGCAGAAAGCTGGAAGAAAAATCGACGGGCCCTCGCCTACTCCACTGTAGGGACACCAGACTACATTGCCCCAGAAGTGTTCATGCAAACTGGCTATGGACAAAGCTGTGACTGGTGGAGTTTGGGGGTCATTATGTATGAAATGTTGATAG GTTACCCTCCATTCTGTAGTGAAAATCCTCAGGAAACTTACCGGAAGGTAATGAGCTGGCGAGAAACATTAGTGTTCCCTCCTGAGGTTCCCATCTCGGAGCAGGCCAAAGACACCATCATGCGTCTGTGCTGTGAGGCAGACCGCAGGGCAGGCTCTCACCAAGGCATTGAAGATCTGAAAAGCATGAAATTCTTCCAG CAAGTGGACTGGGAGCACACAAGAGAACGACCTTCAGTAATAAACGTTGAAGTAAAATCCATCGATGACACAAGCAACTTTGATGAGTTCCCAGAGGTTGACATAAAGCTAC CTGTTTCCCCACCCGTGAAGGAGGGCGAGGCGGGCTACAAGGACTGGGTCTTCATCAACTACACTTACAAGCGGTTTGAAGGCCTTACCCAGAGAGGCGTCATACGTCCATAG